In Acanthochromis polyacanthus isolate Apoly-LR-REF ecotype Palm Island chromosome 18, KAUST_Apoly_ChrSc, whole genome shotgun sequence, the following proteins share a genomic window:
- the enc1 gene encoding ectoderm-neural cortex protein 1 → MKMSVCVHENRKSRASTGSMNIYLFHKSSYADSVLMHLNSLRQQRLFTDVLLHAGSRSFPCHRAVLAACSRYFEAMFSGGLRESQASEVDFRDSIHPEVLELLLDYAYSSRVVINEENAESLLEAGDMLEFQDIRDACAEFLERNLHPSNCLGMLLLSDAHQCTKLSELSWGMCLSNFPAICKTEDFLQLPKDMVVQLLSHEELETEDERLVYEAALNWINYDLEKRHCHLPELLRTVRLALLPAIFLMENVSTEELINAQAKSKELVDEAIRCKLKILQNDGVVNSPCARPRKTSHALFLLGGQTFMCDKLYLVDQKAKEIIPKADIPSPRKEFSACAIGCKVYITGGRGSENGVSKDVWVYDTVHEEWSKAAPMLIARFGHGSAELKHCLYVVGGHTAATGCLPASPSVSLKQVEQFDPVANKWTMVAPLREGVSNAAVVSVKLKLFAFGGTSVTHDKLPKVQCYDPQENRWTVPASCPQPWRYTAAAVLGNQIFVMGGDTEFSACSAYKFSSESYQWTKVGDVTAKRMSCQAVASGNKLYVVGGYFGTQRCKTLDCYDPTLDAWNSITTVPYSLIPTAFVSTWKHLPA, encoded by the coding sequence ATGAAAATGTCCGTGTGCGTCCATGAGAACCGGAAATCACGAGCCAGCACTGGCTCCATGAACATCTACCTTTTCCACAAGTCCTCCTATGCCGACAGCGTCCTCATGCACCTCAACTCACTGCGGCAGCAAAGGCTCTTCacagacgtcctgcttcatgccGGCAGCCGCTCCTTCCCCTGCCATCGCGCAGTGCTGGCCGCCTGCAGCCGCTACTTCGAGGCCATGTTCAGCGGTGGGCTGAGGGAGAGCCAGGCCAGCGAGGTTGACTTCCGTGACTCCATCCACCCAGAGGTTCTGGAGCTCCTGCTGGATTACGCGTACTCGTCACGTGTGGTCATCAATGAAGAGAATGCAGAGTCCCTATTGGAGGCTGGGGACATGCTGGAGTTTCAGGACATTCGGGATGCCTGTGCCGAATTCCTCGAGAGAAACCTTCACCCATCCAACTGTCTCGGCATGCTGTTGCTGTCTGACGCCCACCAGTGCACCAAGCTGTCAGAGCTCTCCTGGGGCATGTGTCTCAGCAACTTCCCTGCTATTTGCAAGACTGAGGACTTCCTCCAACTGCCCAAAGACATGGTGGTGCAGCTTTTGTCACACGAAGAGCTTGAGACTGAAGATGAGAGACTTGTTTATGAAGCTGCTCTCAACTGGATCAACTACGACCTGGAAAAGAGGCACTGCCATCTCCCAGAGCTCCTGAGAACGGTCCGCCTCGCCCTGCTGCCGGCCATCTTTTTAATGGAGAACGTCTCGACAGAGGAGCTGATCAATGCACAGGCAAAGAGCAAGGAGCTGGTGGACGAAGCTATCCGCTGTAAGCTGAAGATCCTGCAGAACGATGGTGTCGTCAACAGCCCGTGCGCTCGACCAAGAAAAACCAGCCATGCCCTCTTTCTTCTGGGTGGGCAGACTTTCATGTGTGACAAGTTGTACCTGGTGGACCAAAAGGCCAAAGAGATCATCCCGAAGGCTGACATCCCCAGCCCCAGGAAGGAGTTCAGTGCCTGTGCTATTGGCTGTAAGGTGTACATCACCGGAGGGAGGGGCTCGGAGAACGGCGTGTCCAAAGATGTGTGGGTCTACGACACTGTCCACGAGGAATGGTCAAAGGCAGCACCCATGCTCATCGCCAGGTTCGGCCACGGCTCTGCAGAGCTGAAACACTGCCTCTACGTGGTTGGAGGCCACACTGCAGCAACCGGCTGCCTCCCAGCTTCTCCGTCAGTGTCACTCAAACAGGTGGAGCAGTTTGACCCTGTGGCAAACAAGTGGACCATGGTGGCACCTCTGAGGGAGGGCGTGAGCAACGCAGCAGTCGTCAGCGTCAAACTCAAACTATTCGCCTTCGGAGGAACGAGTGTCACCCACGACAAGCTGCCGAAAGTGCAGTGCTACGATCCACAGGAGAACCGATGGACCGTGCCCGCATCTTGCCCGCAACCGTGGCGCTACACAGCTGCTGCCGTGTTGGGAAACCAGATCTTTGTCATGGGCGGGGACACAGAATTCTCAGCATGCTCTGCTTACAAGTTCAGCAGCGAGAGCTACCAGTGGACTAAAGTGGGCGATGTGACGGCCAAGCGGATGAGCTGCCAGGCTGTGGCGTCAGGAAACAAACTGTATGTGGTGGGTGGGTACTTTGGCACCCAGCGGTGTAAAACTCTGGACTGCTATGACCCCACGCTGGATGCATGGAACAGCATCACTACTGTGCCATACTCGCTCATTCCTACCGCTTTCGTCAGCACCTGGAAACATCTCCCCGCTTGA